The Aliivibrio fischeri genome contains a region encoding:
- the thiM gene encoding hydroxyethylthiazole kinase — protein sequence MTIMNIQYIVECLALLREKKPLVVNITNYVVMNNTANALLALGASPIMAHSQQEMAEMMSFSGALVINIGTLDSVWTPRMHFAVEQANLNNKVVVLDPVGCGASQLRTQVARQIAEAANKLIIRANASEVIALAGENAQSKGVDALDSSDSAVGAACYVAQKYQCSVVISGETDYIVTQDAQYKLNNGHAMMPFVTGMGCTHTALTGAFAAIGDESGVVATAVLGVAGEIAAEQSAGPGSLQMNLLDTLYQLDEETLTRRLKLTVNA from the coding sequence ATGACAATCATGAACATACAATACATTGTAGAATGCTTAGCTTTATTGCGTGAGAAAAAACCGCTAGTTGTTAATATTACTAATTACGTTGTGATGAATAATACAGCGAATGCTTTGTTAGCATTAGGTGCATCACCTATCATGGCACATAGTCAGCAAGAAATGGCAGAGATGATGAGTTTCTCTGGTGCGTTAGTTATTAACATTGGAACACTAGATAGTGTATGGACACCACGAATGCACTTTGCTGTTGAGCAGGCTAATTTAAATAATAAAGTCGTGGTTCTTGATCCTGTCGGTTGTGGTGCTAGCCAGTTACGAACACAAGTTGCTCGTCAAATAGCTGAAGCTGCAAACAAGTTAATTATTCGTGCTAATGCGTCTGAAGTTATCGCCCTCGCTGGTGAAAATGCACAAAGTAAAGGGGTCGATGCACTAGATAGTAGTGATTCTGCTGTGGGGGCGGCGTGTTACGTTGCACAAAAGTATCAATGTAGTGTGGTAATTTCTGGTGAAACAGACTACATCGTAACTCAAGATGCACAATACAAATTGAATAATGGTCATGCAATGATGCCGTTTGTTACAGGTATGGGTTGTACGCATACTGCGTTAACTGGTGCCTTTGCTGCAATCGGTGATGAGTCTGGTGTTGTTGCAACTGCCGTTTTAGGGGTTGCGGGAGAGATTGCTGCAGAGCAATCAGCAGGTCCGGGGAGTTTGCAAATGAATCTATTAGATACGCTGTATCAGTTAGATGAAGAAACACTCACTCGTCGTTTGAAATTAACGGTTAATGCTTAG
- the thiE gene encoding thiamine phosphate synthase produces MNNPYTLYLVTDEKQDIDTLCHVVAEAVKGGVTMVQVREKHGDVRAFIQRSLAIKEILKDSGVPLIINDRVDVALAVQADGVHLGQSDMPAQIARQLIGHDMILGLSVENETQLCNAQELPVDYLGISAIFSTPTKTNIIKEWGIQGLAFAVKESQLPLVAIGGINDSNIREVVDTGVDGIALVSAICHASSPKQASQALLGLMNDDVELKK; encoded by the coding sequence ATGAATAATCCTTATACATTGTATTTAGTGACAGATGAAAAACAAGATATTGATACATTGTGCCATGTTGTTGCTGAGGCGGTAAAAGGCGGTGTCACCATGGTGCAAGTTCGTGAGAAACATGGCGATGTACGTGCTTTTATTCAACGTTCTTTAGCGATAAAAGAAATACTAAAAGATAGTGGTGTACCACTAATCATAAACGATCGTGTTGATGTGGCATTGGCAGTTCAAGCGGATGGCGTTCATTTAGGTCAATCTGATATGCCAGCACAAATAGCCCGTCAATTGATAGGCCATGATATGATTCTAGGACTATCTGTCGAAAATGAAACACAATTGTGTAACGCCCAAGAACTACCTGTTGATTATCTTGGTATTAGCGCGATATTTTCGACACCAACTAAGACTAATATAATTAAAGAGTGGGGAATTCAGGGGTTGGCTTTTGCGGTAAAAGAGAGTCAATTACCACTTGTTGCCATTGGTGGGATTAATGACTCAAATATTCGAGAGGTTGTTGATACCGGCGTTGATGGGATCGCTTTGGTTTCTGCAATTTGTCATGCTTCTTCTCCAAAACAAGCGAGCCAAGCATTGTTGGGTTTAATGAATGATGACGTAGAATTGAAAAAGTAA
- a CDS encoding diguanylate cyclase, whose translation MNDLKGHQVGDLMIIRFSQALRNACLKQEMAFRVGGDEFIVTTHKGRSSAFIKHIHEQLCNEQISFAYGIKTSTKDDLENALICSDKRMYNMKEEQKKEHPKKCSDSI comes from the coding sequence GTGAATGACTTAAAAGGACATCAAGTTGGTGATTTGATGATCATTCGTTTTTCTCAAGCTCTTAGAAATGCATGTCTTAAACAAGAAATGGCTTTTCGTGTCGGAGGAGATGAATTTATCGTAACGACTCATAAAGGTCGTTCAAGCGCGTTTATTAAACACATACATGAACAACTCTGTAATGAACAAATTTCTTTTGCTTATGGCATAAAAACATCAACTAAAGATGATTTAGAAAACGCGCTAATTTGTTCCGATAAACGCATGTATAATATGAAAGAAGAGCAAAAAAAAGAGCACCCAAAAAAGTGCTCTGATTCTATATAA
- a CDS encoding thioredoxin family protein, translated as MLLIFTFLGLGMALPWLFFAVFPHLISYMPKSGPWMNKVKIVFGLMMLSSTLWLLSLLSPFIGVLLTVIIALLFSIYLLYKIAHIHGKNTVITIIAVIIFLSSSILIVGSMTTKYWVTPTEDNLHWESLDERTIDDYVKQGKTVFVNVSADWCITCKTNKIGVILQNPVYPALQQENVITMQGDWTHPSHKITEYLKKHQRYGVPLTVVYGPNTPQGLTLPVLLDGDEVIHALNYAKGSSNQ; from the coding sequence ATGCTATTAATTTTTACTTTCTTAGGATTGGGCATGGCCTTGCCTTGGTTATTCTTTGCTGTTTTTCCTCACTTAATTTCATATATGCCAAAATCAGGCCCATGGATGAACAAAGTCAAAATCGTCTTTGGTTTAATGATGCTGAGTTCAACATTGTGGTTATTGAGCTTACTTTCACCATTCATTGGAGTCTTATTAACCGTAATTATTGCGTTACTTTTTAGTATTTATTTACTCTATAAAATTGCTCATATACATGGAAAAAATACGGTAATCACAATTATTGCTGTCATTATTTTTTTAAGCAGTTCAATACTTATTGTTGGCAGCATGACCACCAAATATTGGGTTACTCCAACGGAAGATAACTTACACTGGGAATCATTAGATGAACGTACTATTGATGACTATGTGAAACAAGGAAAAACCGTCTTTGTTAATGTCAGCGCTGATTGGTGTATTACTTGTAAAACCAATAAAATCGGCGTGATATTACAAAACCCTGTCTACCCTGCATTACAGCAAGAAAACGTAATTACCATGCAGGGAGACTGGACTCATCCAAGCCATAAAATAACGGAGTATTTAAAAAAACACCAACGATATGGCGTTCCTCTGACCGTTGTGTATGGGCCTAATACTCCACAAGGTCTAACTCTTCCAGTTTTATTAGATGGCGATGAAGTCATTCATGCACTTAATTACGCAAAAGGCAGCTCGAATCAATAA
- a CDS encoding cytochrome c biogenesis protein CcdA, whose protein sequence is MFIIQKVKSFNRCQFIILMTLFFLSLFSVSAIAQPTDEIQSNNIFNIIGIALLGGLILNIMPCVLPVLGMKLSNMLALSSTNSQSIRLQFLASASGILVSFWLLAFSVLILRITGGMIGWGIQYQNPLFIGFMAITMGLFTANLLGLFEIQLSHRFSTFIAQKGDNSTLGNFIQGMFATLLATPCSAHF, encoded by the coding sequence ATGTTTATCATTCAAAAAGTAAAATCGTTCAATCGATGTCAATTTATCATTTTAATGACTCTTTTTTTTCTATCGCTTTTTTCAGTTTCTGCGATAGCCCAACCTACTGATGAAATACAATCAAATAATATATTTAACATTATTGGTATCGCATTATTGGGAGGCTTAATCCTTAATATTATGCCTTGTGTACTGCCGGTTTTAGGTATGAAATTGAGCAATATGCTCGCTCTATCCTCTACGAATAGCCAATCTATACGTTTACAATTTTTAGCTTCTGCCTCAGGAATATTGGTTTCATTTTGGTTACTCGCTTTTAGCGTACTTATTTTAAGAATTACAGGTGGAATGATTGGTTGGGGCATCCAATATCAAAACCCACTATTTATAGGCTTTATGGCTATCACAATGGGCCTGTTTACAGCTAACCTTTTAGGATTATTCGAAATACAACTTTCGCATCGATTTTCAACGTTTATTGCCCAAAAAGGCGACAATTCAACACTCGGAAATTTTATACAAGGGATGTTTGCGACACTATTAGCTACACCATGTAGTGCCCATTTTTAG
- a CDS encoding methyl-accepting chemotaxis protein: MNLSIKSRLYLLAILPIVLTSLLIMLMTYKETNALNQAQMDMTRTQMMEMKRVELKSYLDIVSSELEHLEKQGKSIDEVLETLKPIQFADTGYLFGFQSNGVRILQGNTNDIGNNMWNSKDKRGNYLIQDIITAAKNKSGYSTYYYPKLNETVALPKLAYSVYFPTWDLIVGTGFYTDDVDAVIADMKALSDEQLAQSMKAIVLFTLVIVAVVAMIGFYINRSIMAPIQKFDESIRSFASGDADLTARMPEFTVPEFNQLSHNFNLFVNSLHQIISNVSLVSQDVVAETTRMSERSAQVNAVVTNQRSETEQIATAMTELTTSSHEISANAEQAANSAQDADNNAQVAMQTVNEASESVKTLAAELDEASDVISKLEGDVQNIASTLSVIQDIAEQTNLLALNAAIEAARAGEQGRGFAVVADEVRKLASRTQESTAQIHQRIEALKSGSDSAVQVMAASKNFSTLTVTKAVAASESLSQILVSVNTIMEMNSLIATATQEQSLVGQEISERIVSVSDQSSESADLASQNRSGGIVLNQKANELSELVERFTL; this comes from the coding sequence ATGAATTTATCAATCAAATCAAGATTATATTTGCTTGCAATATTACCAATAGTTTTAACCTCTTTGTTAATCATGTTAATGACATACAAGGAAACGAATGCGCTTAACCAAGCACAAATGGATATGACGCGCACACAAATGATGGAGATGAAACGCGTAGAATTGAAATCGTATTTAGATATCGTTTCATCAGAATTAGAACACCTTGAAAAACAAGGGAAATCCATAGATGAAGTGCTCGAAACACTAAAACCGATTCAATTTGCTGATACAGGTTATTTATTTGGTTTCCAATCCAATGGTGTACGAATTTTACAAGGTAATACCAATGATATTGGTAACAATATGTGGAATTCGAAAGACAAAAGAGGCAACTATTTGATCCAAGATATCATTACTGCCGCTAAAAATAAGTCTGGATATTCAACATATTACTACCCTAAATTAAATGAAACTGTTGCTTTACCTAAACTGGCTTACAGTGTTTATTTTCCAACATGGGATTTGATTGTAGGTACTGGTTTCTATACTGATGATGTTGATGCCGTTATTGCGGATATGAAAGCGCTTAGTGATGAGCAGCTTGCACAAAGTATGAAAGCGATTGTGTTGTTCACATTAGTTATTGTGGCTGTTGTTGCAATGATCGGCTTTTATATCAATAGAAGCATTATGGCTCCAATTCAAAAATTTGATGAATCAATTCGTTCATTTGCTTCGGGTGATGCAGATTTAACGGCAAGAATGCCTGAGTTTACTGTTCCTGAGTTTAATCAATTGAGTCATAATTTTAACTTATTCGTTAATTCTCTACATCAAATCATTAGTAATGTATCACTAGTGAGTCAAGATGTTGTCGCTGAAACCACTCGAATGTCAGAGCGTTCAGCACAAGTTAATGCTGTAGTAACTAATCAACGTTCAGAAACTGAGCAAATTGCAACAGCGATGACAGAACTAACGACGTCTTCTCATGAGATATCTGCTAATGCTGAGCAAGCGGCTAATTCAGCTCAAGATGCTGATAATAATGCACAAGTTGCAATGCAAACCGTAAATGAAGCATCAGAATCAGTGAAGACGCTAGCTGCAGAATTAGATGAAGCAAGTGATGTTATTTCAAAATTAGAAGGTGATGTACAAAATATCGCAAGTACGTTATCCGTTATTCAAGATATCGCTGAACAAACTAACTTGTTAGCTCTTAATGCGGCCATTGAAGCGGCAAGGGCGGGGGAACAAGGGCGTGGATTTGCCGTTGTTGCTGATGAAGTTCGTAAATTGGCGAGTCGTACTCAAGAGAGTACAGCACAAATTCATCAACGAATTGAAGCGCTTAAGTCCGGTTCTGATTCGGCAGTACAAGTGATGGCGGCAAGTAAAAACTTCAGTACATTGACGGTAACTAAAGCGGTCGCTGCATCTGAGTCGTTAAGCCAAATTTTAGTGTCGGTTAATACGATCATGGAAATGAACTCATTAATAGCGACAGCGACCCAAGAGCAGAGTTTGGTTGGTCAAGAGATCTCAGAGCGTATTGTGTCGGTATCTGATCAGAGCTCAGAATCCGCAGATTTAGCGAGTCAAAACCGCTCTGGTGGTATTGTGTTAAACCAAAAAGCCAACGAACTGTCAGAATTAGTTGAGCGTTTTACACTTTAA
- a CDS encoding metal-dependent hydrolase, with protein MANFSTHLNVAALTSGAASAALLSANHIDLDTALWLWFLGTIGGLLPDIDSDNSTSLDIIFNLFTVCIVLLSIRYFTSDAINERQFMLLIGLPVVIHLIIKYGIRNVFEWQTIHRGICHSLLFLLFCGLLTTNTTAFIINDKFKNADLFAWLSGIFVFCGGVIHLLLDEIYSVDLANVRIKRSFGSALKLTDFSNLSLSAIFVIATVILAFLAPPIDSSIEALSNWDTFKLW; from the coding sequence ATGGCAAATTTCAGCACACATTTAAATGTCGCCGCATTAACATCTGGTGCCGCCTCTGCAGCACTTCTTTCCGCTAACCATATCGATCTTGATACGGCATTATGGCTTTGGTTTTTAGGTACCATTGGTGGCCTGCTGCCTGATATTGACTCAGACAATTCCACCTCTCTCGATATTATTTTTAATCTTTTTACTGTGTGTATTGTTTTACTCAGTATTCGCTACTTTACGAGTGATGCCATTAATGAAAGGCAATTTATGCTTTTAATTGGTTTACCTGTTGTAATACACCTAATTATAAAATATGGGATCCGAAACGTATTCGAGTGGCAAACGATTCATAGAGGCATATGTCATTCATTGTTATTTTTGCTCTTTTGCGGCTTACTAACCACAAACACAACCGCTTTTATTATCAATGACAAATTTAAAAATGCGGATCTATTTGCTTGGTTATCCGGCATCTTTGTATTCTGTGGTGGTGTCATTCATCTTCTATTAGACGAAATATACAGTGTTGATTTGGCCAATGTTCGTATTAAACGCTCATTTGGTTCAGCATTAAAACTGACTGATTTTTCAAACTTATCACTATCTGCAATATTCGTAATTGCTACGGTGATTTTAGCTTTTTTAGCCCCTCCAATTGATTCAAGTATTGAAGCGTTAAGTAATTGGGATACCTTTAAATTATGGTAA
- a CDS encoding OmpA family protein: MKKITIALALLISLTGCQATQRQNATTGESETNSATKGVLAGALAGVAIGLATGDNAKERRKNALIGAAAGGAVGGGVGYYFDQQEKALRNELKSSGVQVERVGKNELKLVMDNGIGFQSSSYQLDASIYNTLNGVARILVEYPDTALQIDGHTDSSGNATKNQTLSEQRADSVRTYLIKQDVAAGRVNARGYGARYPVCDNSTKQGRACNRRVEITILPLK; this comes from the coding sequence ATGAAAAAAATCACAATTGCGCTTGCATTACTTATTTCATTAACTGGCTGTCAGGCAACTCAACGCCAAAACGCAACAACTGGTGAGTCTGAAACAAACTCAGCAACTAAAGGCGTTCTTGCTGGTGCACTTGCAGGTGTTGCAATTGGTCTTGCAACAGGTGATAACGCAAAAGAGCGTCGTAAAAACGCATTAATTGGTGCTGCTGCAGGTGGTGCTGTGGGTGGTGGTGTTGGTTACTACTTCGACCAACAAGAAAAGGCACTACGTAATGAGCTTAAGAGCTCTGGTGTTCAAGTTGAACGTGTAGGCAAAAACGAACTTAAACTAGTAATGGACAACGGTATTGGTTTCCAATCTAGCTCATACCAATTAGATGCTAGTATCTACAACACATTAAACGGTGTTGCACGTATCCTTGTTGAATACCCAGATACAGCTCTTCAAATTGATGGTCATACTGACAGTTCTGGTAATGCAACTAAAAACCAAACACTATCAGAGCAACGTGCTGATTCAGTGCGTACCTACCTAATTAAGCAAGACGTTGCCGCTGGTCGAGTTAATGCTCGTGGTTACGGTGCTCGTTACCCAGTTTGTGATAACTCTACAAAACAAGGCCGTGCTTGTAACCGCCGTGTAGAAATCACAATTTTACCGCTTAAATAA
- a CDS encoding MarR family transcriptional regulator yields MEKQNKTQDKNNVDSPQLLLKNQVCFSLYSASNAMIRAYRPLLNTLDLTYPQYLAMMVIWEKNGINVKDLGHDLHLDSGTLTPLLKRLESKGIVTRERSKEDERIRLVFLTKQGIELKNKALSVPNGIFCKSQLQLEELQQLKATCEKLLANLEK; encoded by the coding sequence ATGGAAAAACAAAACAAAACCCAAGATAAAAATAATGTTGATTCCCCTCAATTATTACTTAAGAATCAAGTATGTTTCTCTTTATACAGCGCATCTAATGCCATGATCAGAGCCTATCGTCCATTACTCAATACATTGGATCTTACCTATCCTCAATATCTCGCAATGATGGTTATTTGGGAAAAAAATGGCATTAATGTAAAAGATCTAGGACATGATCTACACCTTGACTCTGGCACCCTAACCCCTTTACTTAAGCGATTAGAATCAAAAGGGATAGTCACAAGAGAGCGCAGCAAAGAAGACGAACGCATCCGTTTGGTTTTCCTTACAAAACAAGGTATTGAACTAAAAAATAAAGCCCTATCTGTACCTAATGGTATTTTTTGTAAAAGCCAATTACAACTTGAAGAATTGCAACAGTTAAAAGCGACCTGTGAAAAGCTATTAGCAAATCTAGAAAAATAA
- a CDS encoding organic hydroperoxide resistance protein, translating into MTTLYTTKATALAGRNGQVKTDDNMLDLALSYPKEMGGTGEATNPEQLFAAGYSACFSNAILHVAREMKIKLTQAPVTAEVGIGPNSAGGFALTVAFAVVLDLEDQQAQQLVKTAHQVCPYSNAVKGNIDVKLSVNGVAL; encoded by the coding sequence ATGACAACATTGTATACAACAAAAGCAACGGCTTTGGCTGGACGTAATGGTCAAGTAAAAACAGATGATAATATGCTTGATCTCGCATTAAGTTATCCAAAAGAAATGGGTGGTACAGGGGAAGCAACGAACCCTGAGCAGTTGTTTGCAGCAGGTTATTCAGCGTGTTTTTCAAATGCGATTCTTCATGTGGCTCGTGAAATGAAAATTAAGTTAACTCAAGCTCCTGTGACTGCTGAAGTTGGTATAGGCCCAAATAGTGCGGGTGGTTTTGCTTTAACGGTTGCGTTTGCTGTTGTGCTTGATTTAGAAGATCAACAAGCACAGCAATTAGTAAAAACAGCGCATCAAGTTTGTCCATATTCGAATGCGGTTAAAGGGAATATTGATGTAAAACTCTCTGTAAATGGCGTAGCTCTTTAA
- a CDS encoding DoxX family protein, giving the protein MNTLLLTAGRVLLALYFLIPGIMKFVSWDMHIQLMEKHEMPFVPVLLGLAGVFQIGAAILLIANRFTWIVALLLAGLVLVINVSLHDFWNYSGMEGAHEMQNFIKNLGIFAGLLVLSGHSMPECCKTKKKS; this is encoded by the coding sequence ATGAACACGTTATTATTGACGGCAGGGCGTGTACTTCTTGCTTTGTACTTTTTGATCCCAGGTATCATGAAGTTTGTATCTTGGGATATGCACATCCAGTTGATGGAAAAGCATGAGATGCCGTTTGTGCCTGTTTTGCTAGGGCTCGCTGGTGTTTTCCAGATTGGTGCCGCGATTTTATTGATTGCAAATCGCTTTACGTGGATCGTTGCTTTGTTATTAGCTGGCTTAGTACTTGTGATTAATGTCTCTTTACATGATTTCTGGAATTATTCAGGGATGGAAGGCGCGCATGAAATGCAAAATTTCATTAAAAACTTAGGCATTTTTGCTGGTTTACTCGTGCTTTCAGGTCACTCTATGCCTGAGTGTTGCAAGACAAAAAAGAAGTCATAA
- the ygjK gene encoding alpha-glucosidase, with the protein MNLKISALAVATALFAVGCTQTTSTTNTSDLKAAQYKNVIDRTGSPDYMRDYDFDDHQRFNPFFDMGAWHGHLLPDNDDGMGGFPGTALLTEEYINFMANNFDRLSIYKDGKKVEFSMEAYSLPGALVQILTSDDVTIEMTLRFATNRTSLVETKIITNTPVELIWDGQLIEGNHAKEEKSQSEKTIAEEYPNYNRTIVPTDDGLKVTFGKVRATWSLLTSGESEYQIHKSIPTTTKVEGLSFNSTARIEQSTTIYTTYSHVLTAEENQEEQIKILDIFAHPQQYLTASEQRWENYLEKGLTNPNATPAQERVAVKAMETLNANWRGAAGAMQFDSVTPSVTARWFSGNQTWPWDTWKQAYAMAHFNPEVAKNNIRAMFAYQIQADDAVRPWDKGFIPDLVAYNTSPERGGDGGNWNERNTKPSLAAWAVMEVYKTTEDKAWLEEMYPKLVAYHDWWLRNRDNNGNGVPEYGASRDKAHNTDNGDMLFTVEHGNKKEELAGLDKYQEIIKSGNYDHIEIPAQTAASWESGRDDAAAFGFIDKEQLDAYVKNGGKRSDWEVKFAQNRDKNGTLLGYSLLQESVDQASYMYSDNQYLAEMADILGKTSEAKDFREKADKLANYINTCMFDEDTGFFYDIRIEDKPLANGCAGKPIVERGKGPEGWSPLFNKAATQSHADAIVKVMKDPKEFNTYVPLGTAALTSPAFGPDIYWRGRVWVDQFYFGLKGMESYGYRDDAVQMASAFFDHADGLVGDGPIRENYNPLTGDQQGAPNFSWSSAHLYMLYNDFFTAEK; encoded by the coding sequence ATGAATTTAAAAATTTCTGCACTTGCTGTTGCTACTGCTCTTTTTGCTGTTGGATGTACCCAAACGACATCAACGACCAATACTTCTGATTTAAAAGCGGCTCAATATAAAAACGTTATCGATCGTACAGGCTCCCCTGATTACATGCGTGATTACGATTTTGATGATCATCAACGCTTTAACCCTTTCTTTGATATGGGAGCATGGCACGGCCACCTACTACCAGATAATGACGATGGTATGGGAGGTTTTCCAGGTACAGCGCTACTAACTGAAGAATACATTAACTTTATGGCGAATAATTTTGATCGCTTAAGTATATATAAAGATGGTAAAAAAGTTGAATTCAGCATGGAGGCATACAGCCTTCCAGGAGCTTTAGTTCAAATATTAACATCTGATGATGTGACGATTGAAATGACACTTCGCTTTGCAACGAACCGTACCTCGTTAGTTGAAACCAAAATTATCACAAACACTCCTGTTGAACTGATTTGGGACGGTCAATTAATCGAAGGAAATCACGCTAAAGAAGAAAAAAGCCAATCAGAAAAAACAATTGCTGAAGAGTACCCAAATTATAATCGAACCATTGTACCTACAGATGACGGTTTGAAGGTGACTTTTGGTAAAGTGAGAGCGACTTGGTCACTGCTAACATCTGGTGAATCAGAGTATCAAATTCACAAATCGATACCTACAACGACAAAAGTTGAGGGGTTAAGCTTTAATTCTACGGCAAGAATTGAACAATCCACCACAATCTACACCACTTATTCTCACGTCTTAACTGCTGAAGAAAATCAAGAAGAACAAATTAAGATCTTGGATATTTTCGCCCACCCACAACAATACTTAACGGCAAGTGAACAACGTTGGGAAAATTATCTAGAAAAAGGATTAACAAACCCTAACGCAACACCAGCCCAAGAGCGTGTAGCTGTAAAAGCAATGGAAACCTTAAATGCCAACTGGCGTGGGGCAGCTGGTGCAATGCAATTTGATTCGGTAACGCCATCAGTTACTGCTCGCTGGTTCTCTGGAAATCAAACATGGCCTTGGGATACATGGAAGCAAGCTTATGCAATGGCACACTTCAACCCTGAAGTCGCTAAAAACAACATTCGAGCGATGTTTGCTTATCAAATCCAAGCTGATGATGCTGTTCGCCCATGGGATAAAGGCTTTATACCTGACTTAGTTGCCTACAACACAAGTCCAGAGCGAGGCGGTGACGGTGGTAACTGGAATGAAAGAAACACCAAACCAAGTCTTGCAGCATGGGCAGTAATGGAAGTGTACAAAACCACTGAAGATAAAGCATGGTTAGAAGAAATGTACCCTAAATTGGTTGCTTATCATGATTGGTGGTTACGTAACCGTGACAATAATGGTAACGGCGTTCCTGAATACGGCGCTTCACGCGATAAAGCACACAATACCGACAATGGCGATATGCTATTTACAGTTGAACATGGTAATAAAAAAGAAGAACTTGCTGGTTTAGATAAATACCAAGAGATCATTAAATCTGGTAACTATGACCATATTGAGATCCCGGCACAAACTGCGGCCTCTTGGGAATCAGGTCGTGATGATGCAGCAGCGTTTGGGTTTATCGATAAAGAGCAACTGGACGCTTATGTTAAAAATGGAGGTAAACGCTCTGATTGGGAAGTTAAATTTGCTCAAAATCGAGATAAAAATGGCACACTACTAGGATATTCATTACTGCAAGAATCTGTTGACCAAGCAAGCTATATGTATAGTGATAACCAATACCTAGCTGAAATGGCCGATATATTAGGTAAAACATCTGAGGCAAAAGACTTTAGAGAAAAAGCAGATAAGTTAGCCAACTACATTAATACCTGTATGTTTGATGAAGATACTGGATTCTTCTACGATATTCGTATCGAAGACAAACCACTAGCCAATGGTTGTGCTGGTAAACCTATTGTTGAACGAGGAAAAGGTCCTGAAGGTTGGTCTCCTCTCTTCAACAAAGCGGCAACTCAATCTCATGCCGATGCCATTGTTAAAGTAATGAAAGATCCTAAAGAATTTAATACGTATGTACCTTTAGGAACGGCAGCATTAACAAGCCCTGCTTTCGGTCCTGATATTTACTGGCGTGGCCGTGTTTGGGTTGATCAATTCTATTTCGGATTAAAAGGAATGGAAAGTTATGGTTATCGTGATGATGCGGTACAAATGGCGAGTGCTTTCTTTGACCATGCTGATGGCTTAGTTGGTGACGGTCCTATTCGTGAAAACTACAACCCACTAACGGGTGATCAACAAGGTGCTCCAAATTTCTCTTGGAGCTCTGCTCACCTCTACATGCTTTATAATGATTTCTTTACTGCTGAAAAGTAA